One Deltaproteobacteria bacterium DNA window includes the following coding sequences:
- a CDS encoding DNRLRE domain-containing protein, whose translation MLAAGCTRGETATDDVDAPDDGVTSYELAVGLSPEADTYVRSGRHADRNYGATPTVQADQDDSDTEKQGYLRFRIGNVGAITKATLVMYVRNPSGNSADIRRMSSATWSEADTTWNNRPAVDGPVVGSLGKTSVGTAVKVDVLSAVAPNTAVSFAIVPRSRDGFSFSSAEAARNGVMLQLETANGAANQAPTARAGADQSVSSGATVTLDGSASSDPEGASLTYAWSQTSGPEVVPAGSSTAKVTCAVPAVTAVTTLVFKLTVSDASFSASDSVSITVVPPTLNQPPTVSAGPDQTVKAGDVVTLSGTAADPEGAPLSTNWSQTAGPSAALASANALKTTFSAPPVTAVTTLVFKLLVSDGSLSTSDTMSVTVNPPALANNPPLASATGPASAQPGSTVTLDASASSDPDGDSLSFSWTQTAGPTVTLSGATAAKPAFAAPTVTADTTLSFKVTVSDGRGGTATASVSVLAKPASANGAPTANAGADQAVTAGSVVTLSGTASDPDGDALTYKWTQTGGAGVALSSASALKPTFAAPSVTATASFTFSLVAIDSKGLSSAADSVTITVNPAGGGTVNFTKVVSLHAVTRNSIAVFFMTDVATKATVAYGKASTAEASVTESAAVTRHVIALTGLSADTAYQYKVTVGSATATGSFQTAIDYQAAPKAYSFAVVGDARGFSTWTTVSRAILAKGPRFIVQTGDNNNSSGSATGWQDYYRAGKELFANVPVFAAQGNHDTGSNYTAYNLAPQSGSGSEYYYAFIYGNAAFVAMDSNSTTGDTWVKSSLPKLSGGPLFVFQHHPLYSCGSHGSSSSLQTKWRTAFESSKVTVNFTGHDHDLIVWSTINGVRYVVSGGGGAGTYALSGCSGPFAQQTYGFVWVDVNGSSITQTVYDATGKPLYSTGAFAASGPSVTFGNLGGLVVY comes from the coding sequence ATGCTGGCAGCCGGCTGTACCCGCGGCGAGACCGCCACCGACGACGTGGATGCCCCCGACGACGGCGTGACATCGTACGAGCTCGCCGTGGGTCTCTCCCCGGAGGCCGATACCTACGTTCGCTCGGGTCGCCACGCGGATCGAAACTACGGTGCGACGCCGACCGTCCAGGCCGACCAGGATGATTCGGATACCGAGAAGCAGGGCTACCTCCGCTTTCGGATCGGCAACGTGGGAGCCATCACCAAGGCAACTCTCGTGATGTACGTGCGCAATCCGTCCGGCAACAGCGCGGACATCCGACGGATGTCGTCGGCCACGTGGAGCGAGGCCGACACGACGTGGAACAACAGGCCGGCTGTCGACGGCCCGGTGGTCGGAAGCCTGGGGAAGACGAGCGTCGGAACCGCGGTGAAGGTCGACGTCCTTTCCGCCGTGGCACCCAACACCGCCGTCTCCTTCGCCATCGTGCCGCGCTCGCGGGACGGGTTCTCCTTCAGCTCGGCCGAGGCGGCGCGCAACGGCGTCATGCTGCAGCTGGAAACCGCGAATGGGGCGGCAAACCAGGCGCCGACGGCGAGGGCGGGCGCGGACCAGTCGGTTAGCTCGGGGGCCACCGTCACCCTGGACGGCTCCGCGTCGAGCGACCCCGAAGGCGCTTCTTTGACCTATGCGTGGTCGCAGACCTCCGGGCCCGAGGTCGTGCCCGCCGGGTCGTCCACAGCGAAGGTCACCTGCGCCGTCCCGGCCGTCACGGCGGTCACGACGCTGGTCTTCAAGCTCACGGTCTCCGATGCCTCTTTCTCGGCCTCGGACTCAGTCTCGATAACGGTGGTTCCGCCCACGCTGAACCAGCCGCCCACGGTGAGCGCCGGCCCCGACCAGACGGTGAAGGCGGGCGACGTCGTCACCCTATCCGGCACCGCCGCGGATCCCGAAGGCGCCCCGCTCAGCACGAACTGGAGCCAGACCGCCGGCCCCAGCGCCGCACTCGCCAGCGCGAACGCGCTCAAAACGACCTTCTCCGCCCCCCCGGTCACGGCGGTCACCACGCTGGTCTTCAAGCTGCTCGTCTCGGATGGCTCGCTCTCGACCTCGGATACGATGTCGGTCACGGTGAATCCACCGGCGCTCGCCAACAACCCACCGCTGGCCTCGGCCACCGGTCCGGCTTCCGCTCAGCCCGGCTCGACCGTCACGCTCGACGCGTCGGCATCCTCTGACCCCGACGGTGACTCGCTCTCCTTCAGCTGGACGCAGACCGCTGGCCCGACGGTGACCCTGTCTGGCGCCACTGCCGCGAAGCCAGCGTTCGCCGCGCCGACGGTGACAGCAGATACGACCTTGAGCTTCAAGGTCACCGTCTCGGACGGCCGCGGCGGCACGGCGACAGCCTCGGTCTCGGTCCTCGCCAAGCCCGCCAGCGCGAACGGGGCGCCCACCGCCAACGCCGGCGCCGATCAGGCAGTGACGGCCGGCAGCGTCGTCACGCTCTCGGGCACGGCCTCGGACCCCGACGGTGACGCGCTGACGTACAAATGGACGCAGACCGGCGGCGCCGGCGTAGCGCTGTCGAGCGCCTCCGCGCTGAAGCCCACGTTCGCCGCGCCCTCGGTGACAGCGACCGCGTCCTTCACCTTCTCGCTCGTGGCCATCGACTCCAAGGGGCTCTCCTCCGCCGCCGACTCGGTGACCATCACCGTGAATCCCGCGGGTGGCGGCACCGTGAACTTCACCAAGGTCGTGTCTCTTCACGCCGTCACGCGTAACAGCATAGCGGTCTTCTTCATGACCGACGTAGCGACGAAAGCCACCGTTGCGTACGGCAAGGCGTCGACCGCGGAGGCCAGCGTCACCGAATCCGCGGCCGTCACGCGGCACGTCATCGCGCTCACCGGCCTCTCGGCCGACACCGCCTACCAGTACAAGGTGACGGTCGGTTCCGCGACGGCCACCGGGTCCTTCCAGACCGCCATCGACTATCAAGCCGCTCCCAAGGCCTACTCCTTCGCGGTGGTGGGAGACGCCCGGGGCTTCAGTACCTGGACGACCGTCTCCAGGGCGATTCTGGCCAAGGGTCCCCGCTTCATCGTGCAGACCGGCGACAACAACAACTCCTCCGGCTCCGCCACGGGCTGGCAGGACTACTACCGTGCGGGGAAAGAGCTCTTCGCCAACGTGCCCGTGTTTGCGGCCCAAGGGAATCACGACACCGGAAGCAACTACACCGCCTACAACCTAGCGCCTCAGTCCGGATCGGGCTCCGAGTACTACTATGCGTTTATTTACGGCAATGCGGCCTTCGTGGCCATGGACTCCAACTCCACCACGGGCGACACCTGGGTGAAGAGCTCCCTCCCCAAGCTCTCCGGCGGCCCCCTCTTCGTCTTCCAGCATCACCCCCTCTACTCCTGCGGCAGCCACGGGAGCTCCAGCTCGCTCCAGACCAAGTGGCGGACCGCCTTCGAGTCCTCCAAGGTCACCGTGAACTTCACGGGTCACGACCACGACCTCATCGTATGGAGCACCATCAACGGCGTTCGCTACGTCGTGTCGGGTGGGGGTGGCGCGGGGACCTATGCTCTCTCGGGATGCTCGGGTCCCTTCGCCCAGCAGACCTATGGCTTCGTCTGGGTTGACGTGAACGGTTCGTCCATCACCCAGACGGTCTACGACGCCACCGGCAAGCCGCTCTATTCGACCGGGGCCTTCGCCGCGAGCGGTCCCTCGGTCACCTTCGGCAACCTGGGCGGCCTGGTCGTCTACTAG
- a CDS encoding DUF3347 domain-containing protein, with product MMRGAIAAILLLPGVGWGATPSGFDARLHEVVEEYLKIQEALANDRVDGVPAAARRIQKLVAGLDKLKPTASTAKHAGQIRAKLVPAAERLAKAADLARLREAFKDVSRPLALWVTVARPPALSVVYCSMAKASWLQRNLPIRNPYYGPKMLTCGEVVGGKNKGHANGHMGK from the coding sequence GCCATCGCCGCGATCCTGCTCTTGCCCGGAGTCGGCTGGGGCGCGACCCCGTCGGGCTTCGACGCGCGCCTCCACGAGGTGGTGGAGGAGTACCTGAAGATCCAGGAGGCCCTCGCCAACGACCGCGTCGACGGCGTCCCCGCGGCCGCGCGGCGCATCCAGAAGCTCGTGGCCGGTCTCGACAAGCTCAAGCCCACCGCGAGCACGGCGAAGCACGCCGGCCAGATTCGCGCCAAGCTGGTCCCCGCCGCAGAGCGCCTGGCGAAGGCCGCGGACCTGGCGCGGCTGCGCGAGGCCTTCAAGGATGTGAGCCGGCCCCTCGCACTCTGGGTCACGGTGGCCCGGCCCCCCGCGCTGAGCGTCGTCTACTGTTCGATGGCCAAGGCGAGCTGGCTTCAGCGAAACCTGCCGATCCGGAATCCATACTACGGGCCGAAGATGCTCACCTGCGGCGAGGTGGTCGGCGGAAAGAACAAAGGCCATGCGAACGGGCACATGGGGAAGTGA
- a CDS encoding ABC-F family ATP-binding cassette domain-containing protein, which yields MIRLDNVSARHGRQILLLDASLAVFAGERVGLVGPNGSGKSTIFRMIVGEEKPDGGQVSNDRQVSIGYFGQDVGELQGRTVLAETVAGAGEVARVGEQLHELERAMADPERADDLEALIERYGEAQGRFETLGGYSLEARARSILAGLGFRPEAVEADTAELSGGWKMRVALARILLMRPDALLLDEPTNHLDIESIIWLEQFLRDFRGALLITSHDRAFLNRVVTRIVEIDAGELRSFSGNYDFYEAQRELLETQAEAQFARQQAMLAKEHAFIERFKARASHAAQVQSRQKKIDKIELVEPRRRRKLPRFDFRPPPRSGEDVVSLEAVDKGYGGRPVYRGLNLLLRRGERWCVMGVNGAGKSTLLKLVAGAAQADAGRVTLGPSVKLGYFAQHAMERLDPELTVVETLRRAFPSAGLGSMLSLAGAFGFSGDEVERTCRVLSGGEKARLVLALILYDPPNFLVLDEPTNHLDMASKEMLLASLSSYEGTMLFVSHDRAFLAGLSNRVLEIDGGEVRQYGGGYLEYVARSGHEAPGVATA from the coding sequence ATGATCCGTCTCGACAACGTCTCCGCCCGCCACGGGCGACAGATCCTGCTCCTCGACGCATCCCTCGCGGTCTTCGCCGGTGAACGGGTAGGCCTGGTGGGCCCCAACGGCTCCGGCAAGTCCACCATCTTCCGGATGATCGTCGGCGAGGAGAAGCCCGACGGTGGGCAGGTCTCCAACGATCGCCAGGTGAGCATCGGCTACTTCGGCCAGGACGTGGGCGAGCTCCAGGGGCGTACCGTCCTCGCCGAGACGGTGGCCGGGGCAGGGGAGGTCGCCCGGGTCGGGGAACAGCTCCACGAGCTGGAGCGCGCCATGGCCGACCCGGAGCGGGCCGACGATCTCGAGGCGTTGATCGAGCGCTACGGCGAGGCGCAGGGACGCTTCGAGACGCTGGGCGGCTACTCGCTCGAGGCGCGCGCGCGCTCCATCCTGGCCGGGCTCGGCTTTCGGCCGGAGGCGGTCGAGGCGGATACGGCGGAGCTCTCCGGTGGCTGGAAGATGCGCGTGGCTCTGGCCCGCATCCTGCTCATGCGGCCAGACGCGCTCCTCCTCGACGAGCCGACCAACCACCTGGACATCGAGTCCATCATCTGGCTCGAGCAGTTCCTCCGCGACTTCCGGGGCGCGCTCCTCATTACCTCGCACGACCGGGCCTTCCTGAACCGGGTGGTCACGCGGATCGTGGAGATCGACGCCGGCGAGCTGCGTAGCTTCTCCGGCAACTACGACTTCTACGAGGCCCAGCGGGAGCTGCTGGAGACCCAGGCCGAGGCCCAGTTCGCGCGCCAGCAGGCGATGCTGGCCAAGGAGCACGCCTTCATCGAGCGGTTCAAGGCGCGCGCCAGCCACGCCGCGCAGGTGCAATCGCGGCAGAAGAAGATCGACAAGATCGAGCTCGTAGAGCCACGGCGTCGTCGCAAGCTGCCGCGCTTCGACTTCCGTCCCCCGCCCCGCTCCGGAGAGGACGTGGTCAGCCTCGAGGCGGTCGACAAGGGCTATGGCGGCCGACCGGTCTACCGCGGCCTCAACCTGCTGCTACGAAGAGGCGAGCGGTGGTGTGTGATGGGGGTGAACGGCGCCGGCAAGTCCACTCTGCTCAAGCTGGTCGCCGGCGCCGCGCAGGCGGATGCCGGGCGGGTCACCCTGGGACCCAGCGTGAAGCTCGGCTACTTCGCCCAGCACGCCATGGAGCGGCTCGACCCGGAGTTGACCGTCGTCGAGACGCTGCGAAGGGCCTTCCCCAGTGCCGGCCTCGGAAGCATGCTCTCGCTGGCCGGCGCGTTCGGCTTCTCCGGCGACGAGGTGGAGCGGACCTGCCGCGTGCTCTCGGGCGGCGAGAAGGCCCGGCTGGTGCTGGCGTTGATCCTGTACGATCCGCCCAACTTCCTGGTCCTCGACGAGCCCACCAACCACCTGGACATGGCGTCCAAGGAGATGCTGCTCGCCTCGCTCTCGAGCTACGAGGGCACCATGCTGTTCGTTTCACACGACCGGGCGTTTCTGGCCGGGCTGTCGAACCGTGTGCTCGAGATCGACGGTGGCGAGGTCCGCCAGTACGGTGGCGGCTACCTCGAGTACGTGGCACGGTCGGGTCACGAGGCCCCCGGGGTGGCGACGGCCTAG
- a CDS encoding winged helix-turn-helix transcriptional regulator: MALKLSRLLTNACCTPPAKRADGGGARIAGLCKALADPTRVEILELLAHSGEPLCACHLESHFSLSQPTVSHHLRLLREAGLIRGERAGTWVYYQLERAALAPLLGFLQRLAGP, translated from the coding sequence ATGGCTCTGAAGCTCTCCCGCCTCTTGACCAACGCCTGCTGCACGCCACCGGCCAAGCGTGCCGATGGCGGAGGCGCGCGGATCGCTGGGCTGTGCAAGGCCCTCGCCGACCCAACCCGCGTGGAGATCCTGGAGCTCCTGGCGCACAGCGGCGAGCCGCTCTGCGCCTGCCACCTCGAAAGCCACTTCTCCCTCTCGCAGCCCACCGTGTCGCACCACCTCCGGCTGCTCCGCGAGGCGGGGCTCATTCGGGGCGAGCGCGCGGGGACGTGGGTCTACTACCAGCTCGAGCGCGCAGCTCTGGCGCCGCTCCTCGGGTTCCTGCAGCGGCTAGCAGGGCCGTAG
- a CDS encoding class I SAM-dependent methyltransferase has product MRARFPASLLVAYGLLLGTAGAGGSSQAARDPGVSCAQTRPANVTARALVRVWADPVQRSQAIKVITPIVGAEAWVPRLDELMKSPLQSLELLHMLQLTIPRGGQDLAAARQRYRDERAAAQADHAANLIPGRPRRFLDIGSGDGAIAEELARRWRLDPQHAWALDLSPPPASPHVTSITYNGRGQIPLPPESIDAATLVMVLHHTKNPASVLRKAYQVLRPGGCLLIRDHDAGRAADVRFLQALHQLLIAAYGDSPDYPPPRQLRSRAQWESLATAEGFTVVKAVPPNPDNPFVSFTLVLQKSPRSGAASSSAE; this is encoded by the coding sequence ATGAGAGCTCGATTCCCGGCCAGCCTGCTGGTGGCGTACGGGCTCCTGCTCGGCACGGCCGGGGCAGGCGGTTCGAGCCAGGCGGCGCGGGATCCCGGGGTCAGCTGCGCCCAGACCCGCCCCGCCAACGTCACGGCGCGCGCGCTGGTCCGCGTCTGGGCGGATCCCGTTCAGCGGTCGCAGGCCATCAAGGTCATCACCCCCATTGTCGGGGCCGAAGCCTGGGTCCCCCGCCTCGACGAGCTGATGAAGTCCCCTCTGCAGAGCCTCGAGCTTCTGCACATGCTCCAGCTGACGATCCCCCGCGGCGGCCAAGATCTCGCCGCGGCGCGACAGCGCTACCGCGACGAGCGGGCCGCCGCGCAAGCGGACCACGCGGCCAACCTGATCCCCGGCCGACCACGGCGCTTCCTGGACATCGGCAGTGGCGACGGCGCGATCGCCGAGGAGCTGGCGCGACGTTGGCGCCTCGATCCCCAGCATGCCTGGGCGCTCGACCTCAGCCCTCCGCCGGCCTCGCCCCACGTCACCTCGATCACGTACAACGGCCGAGGACAGATCCCGCTGCCGCCCGAGTCGATCGATGCGGCCACGCTGGTCATGGTGCTTCACCACACAAAGAATCCAGCATCGGTGCTCCGCAAGGCTTACCAGGTGCTCCGGCCCGGCGGGTGCTTGCTGATTCGCGATCACGACGCAGGCCGCGCAGCGGATGTTCGCTTCTTGCAGGCCCTGCACCAGCTGCTGATAGCAGCCTACGGCGATTCGCCGGACTATCCGCCACCGCGTCAACTGCGTTCCCGTGCCCAATGGGAATCGCTGGCCACTGCGGAGGGCTTCACCGTGGTCAAGGCCGTACCGCCGAACCCCGACAATCCGTTTGTGTCGTTCACCCTGGTCTTGCAGAAGTCGCCCCGCAGCGGCGCTGCCAGCAGCTCAGCAGAGTGA
- a CDS encoding arsenite methyltransferase, whose product MSHDEIREQVKDRYAALARKVGVAPRQGCCGGAGGCGGGAEDPITRDLYSASEAGQVPGHALEASLGCGNPTALAELVPGETVLDLGSGGGIDVLLSARRVGPTGKAYGLDMTPEMLELARRNAAQAGVTNVEFLQGTIEHIPLPDASVDVIISNCVINLSADKDQVLREAYRVLKPGGRFAVSDIVLRRPLPPALAASVAAWTGCVAGALLETEYTNKLAATGFAEIGVEPTRVYTEEDAGPLLAAYAPDVPLGAAEIAALDGAVISAFVRAKKPTR is encoded by the coding sequence ATGTCACACGACGAAATCCGCGAACAGGTGAAGGACCGCTACGCCGCGCTGGCTCGCAAGGTGGGTGTCGCCCCGCGGCAGGGATGCTGCGGCGGAGCGGGCGGCTGCGGAGGCGGCGCCGAGGACCCCATCACGCGCGACCTCTACTCCGCCTCCGAGGCGGGGCAGGTGCCGGGCCACGCGCTCGAGGCCTCACTCGGCTGCGGGAACCCCACGGCGCTCGCGGAGCTGGTCCCCGGCGAGACCGTGCTCGACCTGGGCTCCGGGGGAGGCATCGACGTCCTGCTCTCCGCCCGCCGCGTCGGTCCGACAGGAAAGGCCTACGGTCTGGACATGACCCCCGAGATGCTCGAGCTCGCCCGCAGGAACGCGGCGCAGGCGGGCGTCACGAACGTGGAGTTCCTGCAGGGCACTATCGAGCACATTCCGCTTCCCGACGCCTCGGTGGACGTGATCATCAGCAACTGCGTGATCAATCTCTCGGCCGACAAGGACCAGGTGCTGCGCGAGGCGTACCGCGTGCTCAAGCCCGGCGGACGCTTCGCCGTCTCCGACATCGTGCTCCGCCGCCCGCTGCCGCCCGCCCTCGCCGCCTCGGTGGCGGCCTGGACCGGCTGCGTGGCCGGCGCTCTCCTCGAAACGGAGTACACGAACAAGCTCGCCGCCACCGGGTTCGCCGAGATCGGCGTGGAGCCCACTCGCGTCTACACCGAGGAGGACGCAGGCCCGCTGCTCGCGGCCTATGCGCCAGACGTCCCCCTCGGCGCCGCGGAGATCGCAGCCCTCGACGGCGCCGTGATCAGCGCCTTCGTGCGCGCGAAGAAGCCCACGCGCTGA